The sequence AAAAGTTACTTTACAAAAACTCAGTTTCCTTGTAATTTTGAATAGCGACATTCTCATATGTTTTCATTTTtaactattttattttagtaaaattacttttttttctattttatctctatttttttttcttttaattcttttttacCATAAACAACATTTATTTAAATTAACAACATTTTCAACATTTATTTAGCTAAACAACATTTATTTaaatcgattattttcagcttgTTGCTAGACTACCAACCAAATTTTTGTACGAGTCTTGAACTCAAATTAGTTAAATTAGATTAGTCACAaataaaatttgaagaaaaaaaggaaaaccgAATTTCTATTTGCCACAATTAGCATGAGGTGCATTTACATACACATTTCCGTTAGCTTCAATTAAGCTATAGCTAAGTGAAATGTTGCGCCGTGCTTGGCCTAAGGGGATCCACCCTCAAAAAATAATCTTTATATAAAGAAATTAAGAGCAATTCCAACAAACTTGCCAGTAAAACTGACAGAGAAGGAATCGAAGAATCAATCAAAATCTGTACATCTGAATCTCGCAACCAAATtaagaattaaaaaataaaagtcTTCATAGTAAAGACACCCAAATCTAGCATCTTGAATATCCATAAGCGCTTCATATATCATAGCCCTCGTACAGTACTCGTAACTGTCACACATTCACCATGGCCTTAAAAGTAAACACCACACTAAATCCCATAATCCATCGTGGCTTCTCGTACACACTCGCCCCTTTTTAAGAATCTAGAAAAGGAATcttaaaattcaaattttgaattaaCACAAATGACAGGGGTATTACTGGTAAATTCCACATCTTGTACCAgttaaattttgttttttgtatcttccttcttttcttccaaCAACGCCTTATGGAACAAACTGCATTCTTCTCACTCACTCACTAATCTCAACCACCAAAATTTCTGTGTGTTAAGCATTTGAATTTCAAAGAAGAAGTGAGAATTTCGTAGTAAAGTAAGAGGAAAAGAAAGGGGGGAGGAGATGTTCTATTCACAGTGTCTTCTTTCCAGAAATGGACCATTAAGAGCTATATGGGTTGCGGCTTATTTTCATAAAAAACTTAAGAAAGAACAAATTGCTCAGACTGATATCTCTTCTTCTGTTGGTAATATTTCAcattcccttcttctcttctcATCTTTTCGAGttcaattttttgtttggttgtttgcaaaaaaaaatattaaatcttTCTATTTTTGAAGTAGTTTACGCTGGACAGAGAACCGCTGTTTGatttttagtttaggttttgagAAATTAGTGGGACAGAATGTTGTTAAGGGAGTTTAATTTTCTGGGTTTTAtgtgaatttggttttggtggaaaATTTTGAGTATAAAATTTTTGAGAATTGTGGTGGGATTAAATGTTGGTTATGGAGATTAATAATGTGGGTTTACTGTGAATTGGGTTTAGATGGAACATTTTCAGTACGATTTATAGGGTTTTGTTTTGTTAAATTATCTTCCTTTTTAGGATCTCCTTTGTGTTTCATTGTTAGTGTGAGGATAACTCTTCGTTGACTTTGTTCCTGTTTCTTTGTGTAAATCACACTTAAGTTGTATTTTCATGGGTTTTTAAAGGATTTGCTTTAGTTTTGTGCACTACTATGAAGAATTTCTCACTGGGAATCTTTAAAACTAGTTACAACCCCCTTAAACTTTGTTTTTAGGGGTTTTGTGGGGCAAGTTGTACTAATTAGGTTGGATTAGCAGGAAAATGAGGGTTTATAGTAGGACATGGCATAGTTTATTCCAATGTGGAACATTACATTGTAATGTTTTTGGGGTAGCTTTTTCCTCTTTGTATATCTTGAAACCTGTAGATGTAGGCTAGGAAGCTAGATAGGGTTTCATTTAAGATGATCAAGTTCATCGAGTTATGCCAGAGAAAGCACATCCAGTATCCCGAGTAACTAGATTCTAGCGATGTAATTACCCCATTGGATTGAAGTACTATTTAACTAGCTGATGTAGGCCTGTTGCAAGTTTTATAGACTGATGATGATGCAATGGGTATATGGTACTAGAGTTATTTGAAGTCCATCCTGTACTGTTACAATGTGCCTTTGGGTTTATGGTGGTTCTTAGCCTTCAAATTTGCTGCCTTTGGCTCGGCTGGCGTGTTCTTTGAGTTTGTTGGTAAATCATACTGTTTTCCCTAGTACTTTGATGAATGTTTGCATCTCTATGTTGTTAAGTCGGATGCTTTTACATTTGACCTTCTTTGTTTCTGCTGTCTAGTTTTTCTTGAAGAAAGTCGAATATCAGTATCATGAATCATGATGTATTTAGTCTATAGTTAAGTTGCTATACTGACAATTAAATTTATCTGTCTTATATCTGAAGTTGGAAATATTGTATTACTTTTTCGAACTGTTCGGTTCAATTGTCTACGTTTTTAACCAACTTAACTTATATGTTTTTTTGGCATTTATTGCAGATGAAATCGTTCTAAATGAATATACTGTCACGTATAGAGTACTGGGTTACCTTCTTCTTGGTGTGGTCAGGATATACTCAAAGAAAGTCGAGTATCTATTTGATGATTGTCAGGATTGTCTTGTTAGAATCAACATGTACAAAAAAGATAAGTTACCCAAGGAATCCATGTGTGCCCCACATTCTGCTATCACTCTGCCAGACACATTCGCACTTGATGCTTTTAATTTAGAAATTGTAGAAGATGTGACTGGAAGATCAGATCATGTTTTAGAGCAGGATTTTAGCAGGTAAGACTTTAACTGTGTTTAAATTATGTTTCACGGACCAAACGGCAATAAATTGTTTTCGCTAATTTTCAGGGAGAAATCAAAAACCAACGAGCAAACACTAGAAGGTATCCAAATCTTAACTTCCTGTCCAATATTGACTTTACTTTCCATTTCCGACTAAACATTTTTCTTTTGatcaaatagaagcatgggaaatTGCAAGAAATGCTTACTTTTTGGACAAGGTACTTTTGGAATTATATGTTTTCTAGGCTTATCTCTAGCATTCTTCATGTTAttaatcatttgatgtagcaCCTTGTTTTTGAAAACGAATGTGCCAGGCATTTAATTTCCTCTATGAATTGACAAACAGCACGATGAATTTCCTGGATTAGTGCTTTAGCAGGATTCTTGTCCACAATTGACCACCTTTGGCGGATAACTAACTGCTaccttgttttgtgtttattttcAGTATCAAGAGGAGGGCACAGCTTCCTTTGCCAGTAGTTCTCACAATGCACCAATTGAAGAGTATGTAGTCTACCCCATGTTGTCTTTCCATGACACTAAAAGGATATTTTGGTGGTGACATCTTTATTTTTGCTACAGTCCTCCTTTGTCTCTGGCGGTGGACATTGGAGTGAGACTAAGCCCGGCACGAAGTGGATCACATGCAAGCATCGAGAAGCTTCAAAACCTTcagtttcttcaagaagattatGCAGATCTTGAAATGTTCTCTGAAGCAGATGAACCTCTTACTCCCAGTAAACAAAATATCGAAATGAATAATCACGAGGAACGGATTATTTCGATGGAGATGACACCGCCTGGGAATGAAAATCTTCTAAGTGTTCAGCTACCTCAAGAAGAGGGATGCCCAGACCTTGAAATGTCTGTTGAAATCGATGAACCTCGGACGCCGAGTAGACAAGTTGATGAAATGAGTAGTAAGAAAGAGCGTCAGGTCAAGAATTTGGAGATTAGACTGCCTGGTCTTGGGGAACCTCATGATATTAGTAAAAACCATCCAGTAGCTTCACCAATAGACAAATGTGCTGACAAGTTGTCGAACATATTAGGTTATCAAGGTATATATACTTTCTCAAATGGGTTTTTATGCTGAAATTATTCTTTGAATGACGGTTATGTTTACATAATTAGCTATAGGCTAAGAACATTGTTCTTTCCTGCTATCGATAATGTTATAGCTTGAGTGTTACTTATCTATGGGGAATCAAAAGCCAAGCTGAAATTGAAATTATATTATTTTTTGCATTGATGTCTTGACCATCTTTGTTAGGTGATGCTACCCCAGAGGTCGTTGGAGTTCAAACTCCCGCTAGGAAGGACCAAGGTAGAAGAACAAGGAAGCGAAAAGTTGTATGGGATGACACTGCAGTGTTACCAAATGAGTAAGATTGCCACAGCCTTTACATTTAAGTAATATTTCCTGCTGGAAGTAATCGCTTCTGGATTACCTTATTGTGGGTACAATCTTCTTGCTGTTTTCTTTAGGATGTTCTTTAAATGAAATACCAATGGCACGCTCATAGGACTAATTGCACATATTATCTCATCTTTGACCCTTACAGAGTAATCAAGCAAAGCATATATGACTCAAGTTCATTAGTATTTAAGCGGAGAAAAGCTCCAGTGACTGCTCTAGGCACTTGGAGAGCCAACACAGTTCCCAAACTCTGTCAGGACTTTACGAAGCCTTTGATTCTTGGTAAGTTCACGATGTATTCTTTTAAAATTGCTTGGGCTATCCAGGACTTACCACTACTTCTGATTACAGGTTGTTCTTGGCTTGAGGACCTCTTCTACAAAAAGAAATATAAGGTCCAACAAGTTGAAGCGGATAAAGCTTCTAACAACTCGACAGAGAAGGTACATGAGACACAATCCAAATATTCGGAACAGCATGTAGACATGGAGGAAAGTTATGTTGATCCCCCACCTTTGGCATCTGTTGGGTTAGTTAAGTGCACCACGTCTAGGGTATCTGGCGAAAATGGAGCTGAAATTTTCAGTGGAAGTGAAGCAGAAAAGAAAGCTGCAACTGAGATCCCAGACCTTGGGCTTAATCTGACAGATGAGGTAGAAGTATTTAGTAGCTTCAGTTGTGATTTGTCCTTTTATTGTTATTACCGAAACACAGGACGGATTCTAGGTTCCCAATACATGGGCATATGGCTTTAAGGGATCTTTTTTATGGTTGAATTTTTCGTTTGTGACAATATGTCGCATTTGCAGGAAATAGGCCAGCATGAAGACCATCAAAAGTCAGGTACGAGACTGCTGAAAAAACAGTGTGTTTATGTATCCTCAGCTTTAaagatttttaattattttttattaatctggttatatgttttttttttttttttgctgatgtctaGGTGAATTGTCAGTTACCACAAGGTAAGCTAGCAAAGCTTGTCTATTGTTTTCATAGTTGTGTGATTCTGTCTGTTTTGATGGTTTATGTTCTCTATTTACAACTTACAACTTACAACTTACAAACTTGTGTTGTACAGAAAATTGGCCAAATATCTGTCTGAAAGCTTTCAGAGTAAAAAGGGACAAAACGAGAAGGAAGTTTTAAGTTTGGAACCAATGCTTAAAGGCAGGACAAAAAGGGAAAGTGCTAAGCTGTTCTATGAAATACTGGTACGACAGTTTGCTTAactattattatcatttattccGGTCATTTGGATAAAGTCCCATCAACTGTCGATTATTTACACAATTCAGTGCCAGAAATGTTAATTTGAAATCAAATAACGAGAACATTGCATTGCAGGTGTTGAAGACATTGGATATGATAAATGTGAAGCAAGAAGCTCCATATGATGACATAGTATTGATGCCAGCAACTCTGCAAACTGAAGAAAATCTCTAGAGCTGGTGGTCGTAGTAGCATAGGAGGAGAGATAAGTTTAACATGCACTGATGCAGACTTAGGTTTAGCAAGGAGTAACATGTATAGTTGTAGAAAGTAATCACTGATACCATGGTTGTTACCTTTGTATCCAGGTGGAATAATGTTAATTAACTGTAGAGACTAGTAGTGACCCCGGGTCTTTAAATCTAAAGACCTGCCTTTTGTAGTATATGAAGTTTTGAGTTCTTAAATTGCGTACATTATGATATATC comes from Papaver somniferum cultivar HN1 chromosome 7, ASM357369v1, whole genome shotgun sequence and encodes:
- the LOC113298125 gene encoding sister chromatid cohesion 1 protein 2-like; the encoded protein is MFYSQCLLSRNGPLRAIWVAAYFHKKLKKEQIAQTDISSSVDEIVLNEYTVTYRVLGYLLLGVVRIYSKKVEYLFDDCQDCLVRINMYKKDKLPKESMCAPHSAITLPDTFALDAFNLEIVEDVTGRSDHVLEQDFSREKSKTNEQTLEEAWEIARNAYFLDKYQEEGTASFASSSHNAPIEDPPLSLAVDIGVRLSPARSGSHASIEKLQNLQFLQEDYADLEMFSEADEPLTPSKQNIEMNNHEERIISMEMTPPGNENLLSVQLPQEEGCPDLEMSVEIDEPRTPSRQVDEMSSKKERQVKNLEIRLPGLGEPHDISKNHPVASPIDKCADKLSNILGYQGDATPEVVGVQTPARKDQGRRTRKRKVVWDDTAVLPNEVIKQSIYDSSSLVFKRRKAPVTALGTWRANTVPKLCQDFTKPLILGCSWLEDLFYKKKYKVQQVEADKASNNSTEKVHETQSKYSEQHVDMEESYVDPPPLASVGLVKCTTSRVSGENGAEIFSGSEAEKKAATEIPDLGLNLTDEEIGQHEDHQKSGELSVTTRKLAKYLSESFQSKKGQNEKEVLSLEPMLKGRTKRESAKLFYEILVLKTLDMINVKQEAPYDDIVLMPATLQTEENL